Proteins co-encoded in one Metabacillus sp. KUDC1714 genomic window:
- a CDS encoding ABC transporter ATP-binding protein: MFSVFKKISWFFKQYWKRYTVAITLLIIVSVLDVIPPKIIGIAIDDIQFGQMTGERLRELLVYFGALIVLSYGITYVWMYQLFGGAHLIERILRYRFMRHLLSMTPSFYEKNRTGDLMARATNDLKAISMTAGFGILTLIDSTIFMIIIIIVMSFTISLKLTLAALLPLPLMAIAINYYGKLIHQRFTVAQNAFGDLNDNVLESIAGVRVIRAYVQEKADEKRFNDMTEDVFNKNIAVAKVDALFEPTIKILVGLSYVIGLGYGAYLVFHQIITLGELISFNIYLGMLIWPMFAVGELINILQRGNASLDRVNEILTYEADVKDHNNPNEVAVAESIVFSNVTFRYPTSTNENLKNVSLHVKRGETIGVVGKTGSGKTTLLKQLLREYPLGTGQLKVSGIPLETIAIDSVHSWVGYVPQEQILFSRTIRENLQFGKEEVSEEEIDKALHLAAFNSDLAILPKGLDTLVGEKGVALSGGQKQRISIARALIKDPEILLLDDAMSAVDGKTEAKIIENIRKERAGKTTFITAHRLSAVQHADWIVVMDEGEIVEEGTHEQLLKEGKWYKEQFDRQQSDSYGEVS; this comes from the coding sequence GTGTTCTCAGTATTTAAGAAAATAAGTTGGTTTTTTAAACAGTATTGGAAACGATACACAGTTGCGATTACTTTATTAATCATTGTCAGTGTATTAGATGTTATTCCACCTAAAATTATCGGAATTGCGATTGATGATATTCAATTTGGGCAGATGACTGGTGAACGCTTACGTGAGTTACTAGTTTACTTTGGTGCTCTTATTGTTTTGAGCTATGGCATAACCTATGTATGGATGTACCAGTTATTTGGAGGAGCTCATTTAATTGAGCGAATTTTAAGGTATCGCTTTATGAGACATTTATTATCAATGACTCCTAGCTTTTATGAAAAGAATCGAACAGGCGATTTAATGGCAAGAGCGACAAATGATTTGAAGGCGATTTCAATGACAGCAGGCTTCGGGATTTTAACCTTAATTGATTCAACTATTTTTATGATTATTATTATAATCGTAATGAGCTTTACGATTAGTTTGAAGCTTACTCTTGCTGCTCTTTTACCATTGCCACTTATGGCAATTGCAATTAATTATTATGGAAAGCTTATTCACCAACGTTTCACAGTCGCTCAAAATGCCTTTGGCGATTTGAATGACAATGTGCTTGAGTCAATTGCAGGAGTTAGAGTTATCCGTGCATATGTACAGGAAAAGGCAGATGAAAAACGCTTTAATGACATGACAGAAGATGTATTTAACAAAAATATTGCCGTTGCGAAAGTCGATGCATTATTTGAACCTACCATAAAAATTCTCGTTGGTCTAAGCTATGTAATTGGTCTTGGCTATGGTGCTTATCTAGTCTTTCATCAAATCATCACACTAGGAGAATTAATTAGTTTTAACATTTATTTAGGAATGTTAATTTGGCCAATGTTTGCTGTTGGTGAGCTTATCAATATCCTTCAGCGTGGAAATGCCTCACTAGATCGAGTAAATGAAATCCTTACTTATGAAGCAGATGTAAAGGATCACAACAATCCTAATGAAGTAGCTGTAGCAGAGTCGATTGTGTTTTCAAATGTTACATTTCGTTATCCGACCTCAACAAATGAGAACTTAAAAAACGTTTCTTTGCATGTAAAAAGAGGCGAAACAATCGGAGTTGTAGGCAAAACAGGTAGTGGAAAGACTACTTTGTTAAAACAGCTGTTAAGAGAGTATCCATTGGGGACTGGACAATTAAAGGTATCAGGTATACCTCTAGAAACTATTGCGATTGACAGCGTCCATTCCTGGGTTGGTTATGTACCACAAGAGCAAATTCTTTTTTCACGAACGATCAGAGAAAATCTTCAGTTTGGAAAAGAAGAAGTGAGTGAAGAGGAAATTGATAAGGCGCTACATTTAGCTGCCTTTAATAGTGATTTGGCTATTTTACCAAAAGGATTAGATACACTTGTTGGTGAAAAGGGTGTTGCATTATCAGGTGGCCAGAAGCAGCGGATTTCAATTGCAAGGGCATTAATTAAAGATCCAGAAATTCTATTACTTGATGATGCTATGTCTGCTGTTGATGGAAAAACAGAGGCGAAGATTATAGAGAATATACGTAAGGAAAGAGCGGGAAAAACAACGTTTATTACTGCACATCGACTTTCAGCTGTTCAGCATGCAGATTGGATTGTTGTAATGGATGAAGGGGAAATTGTGGAGGAAGGAACACACGAACAGCTTCTGAAAGAGGGAAAATGGTATAAAGAGCAATTTGATCGGCAGCAATCTGATTCCTATGGAGAGGTGAGTTAA
- a CDS encoding ParM/StbA family protein: MSISRIAAIDVGNDCVKALFGKLDFNLYIPNVIARDTEDRPVIGIEELNEKDPLDGIHIRVHSPALKENNVIYRVGNLATKSDNPNELDPGSSKSEEDQTLVMLFASLALDAVREKNSEIFKKTGNVIDASYTLGTGLPLREVKEGKDVGYRSQLLSSVHQVEFLVTPKYQGIKVNIKFDEVKVYPEGFAAYINLVMDNELNIINRDLIDKRILIQDIGGLSTDVAVIKNRNVDDDKAQGFNIGVSEALESIREEIRTKHGVELDSRRDVVEIITRKNDRNHIMVKGSRTSVHDITDRILLELAKKQYRHLRNVWQKNSQTEICYFIGGGAMVLKDYIKMLNNSLDGYNIEFFEDEKESIWMMANAYYKLISDYARKNNNINTNAKKVEKQPVQK, encoded by the coding sequence ATGAGTATTAGTAGAATTGCAGCAATAGACGTTGGAAATGATTGCGTAAAAGCATTATTTGGAAAATTAGATTTTAACTTGTACATACCAAATGTAATTGCAAGAGATACAGAAGATCGACCAGTCATTGGAATCGAAGAATTAAACGAAAAAGATCCTTTGGATGGTATTCACATTCGAGTTCACTCCCCTGCTTTAAAAGAAAATAATGTCATTTATCGTGTTGGGAATTTAGCAACAAAAAGTGACAATCCAAATGAACTTGATCCAGGTAGCAGTAAATCAGAAGAAGATCAGACTTTAGTTATGCTTTTTGCCTCTTTAGCATTAGACGCAGTGAGAGAAAAAAATTCTGAGATTTTCAAAAAAACAGGCAATGTAATTGATGCAAGTTACACGCTTGGAACTGGTTTACCTCTACGTGAAGTGAAAGAAGGTAAGGATGTAGGCTATCGCTCACAGCTATTAAGCTCTGTTCATCAAGTTGAATTTTTAGTAACCCCTAAATATCAAGGTATTAAAGTAAATATAAAGTTTGATGAAGTAAAGGTTTATCCAGAAGGATTTGCAGCGTATATCAATCTTGTAATGGATAATGAGTTAAATATTATTAACCGTGATCTTATTGATAAAAGAATCCTTATCCAAGATATTGGGGGATTATCAACAGATGTTGCTGTTATTAAAAATCGCAATGTAGATGATGATAAAGCTCAAGGGTTTAATATTGGAGTCTCTGAAGCCCTTGAATCGATAAGAGAAGAAATCCGTACAAAACATGGAGTAGAGTTAGATAGTCGTAGAGATGTTGTTGAAATCATCACACGGAAAAACGACCGAAACCATATCATGGTTAAAGGAAGTCGGACAAGTGTTCATGATATTACAGATCGTATTCTTTTAGAGTTGGCTAAGAAGCAATATCGCCACTTACGCAATGTATGGCAGAAAAATTCCCAAACGGAGATCTGTTACTTCATTGGCGGTGGAGCAATGGTATTAAAAGACTATATTAAAATGTTAAATAATAGTTTAGATGGTTATAACATTGAGTTTTTTGAAGACGAAAAAGAAAGCATTTGGATGATGGCAAATGCTTACTATAAATTAATTTCAGATTATGCAAGAAAGAATAATAATATAAACACAAATGCAAAAAAGGTAGAGAAACAACCAGTACAAAAATAG
- a CDS encoding oxidoreductase has translation MENQIAVVTGASSGFGLLTSLELAQKGFHVIATMRDMKKGLPLVNQAERLGVKDRIQLFELDVTSNHSITNWKTFMEELGRIDILVNNAGYAGAGFVEEIPVEEYREQFETNVFGVIGVTQAVLSMMRKQRKGRIITISSISGRVGFPGLSPYVSSKHALEGWSESLRLEMKPFGIDVVIIEPGSFQTNIWSSGKRVTENSLKIDSPYYGKMKKLEQHIEKGTNKFGDPVLVAKLIAGIALKKKTSLRYMVGEGVKVSVILKFILPWRLWEKLLLKQLK, from the coding sequence ATGGAAAATCAAATTGCAGTTGTTACGGGGGCTTCAAGCGGCTTTGGTTTGTTAACATCGTTGGAGTTAGCCCAAAAAGGTTTTCACGTTATTGCAACAATGCGTGATATGAAAAAAGGTTTACCTTTAGTCAATCAGGCGGAACGTCTTGGAGTGAAAGATAGAATCCAATTATTTGAGTTAGATGTTACATCAAATCATTCAATTACTAATTGGAAGACCTTTATGGAGGAACTTGGAAGGATTGATATCCTAGTTAATAATGCAGGTTATGCTGGTGCAGGCTTTGTAGAAGAGATACCAGTAGAAGAATATCGGGAACAATTTGAGACCAATGTATTTGGGGTTATCGGTGTCACTCAAGCAGTTCTCTCTATGATGAGAAAACAACGTAAGGGAAGAATCATAACTATTAGTAGTATAAGTGGTAGAGTTGGATTCCCAGGCTTGTCACCATATGTATCCTCGAAACATGCGTTAGAAGGCTGGAGTGAATCGCTTCGACTAGAGATGAAGCCATTTGGAATTGACGTTGTAATTATAGAACCGGGTTCATTTCAAACGAATATTTGGTCATCAGGTAAACGGGTAACGGAGAATTCGTTAAAAATAGATTCACCTTACTATGGAAAAATGAAAAAGCTTGAACAGCATATTGAAAAAGGGACAAACAAATTTGGTGACCCAGTACTAGTTGCTAAATTAATTGCCGGTATTGCCCTAAAGAAAAAAACGAGCTTAAGGTATATGGTAGGGGAGGGGGTTAAAGTCTCTGTTATCTTGAAATTTATTCTCCCTTGGAGACTTTGGGAAAAGCTGCTATTAAAGCAATTAAAGTGA